A DNA window from Phoenix dactylifera cultivar Barhee BC4 chromosome 13, palm_55x_up_171113_PBpolish2nd_filt_p, whole genome shotgun sequence contains the following coding sequences:
- the LOC103714672 gene encoding acyl carrier protein 2, mitochondrial-like codes for MAAAAARSALLKHLRVMVTSPAPLRPAAPLSFSQLLHRRAFSDEARGTFLDKSEVADRIVTVVKNFQKVDPSKVTPNAHFQKDLGLDSLDSVEIVMALEEEFGFEIPDNEADKIDSINVAVDFIASHPQAK; via the exons atggcggcggcggcggcaagaAGCGCTCTCCTGAAGCACCTCAGGGTGATGGTGACATCTCCGGCGCCTCTTCGGCCGGCAgcccccctctccttctcccagcTCCTCCACCGCCGCGCCTTCTCCGATGAGGCCAGGGGCACCTTCCTCGACAAGTCTGAGGTTGCCGATCGGATCGTCACCGTTGTCAAGAACTTCCAGAAAGTCGATCCCTCCAAG GTCACACCAAATGCTCATTTCCAGAAGGACCTTGGTCTGGACAGTTTGGACTCTGTAGAGATTGTCATGGCCCTAGAGGAAGAATTTGGGTTTGAGATCCCAGACAACGAAGCAGACAAGATTGATTCCATCAACGTAGCCGTTGACTTTATTGCTTCACATCCTCAGGCAAAATGA